Proteins encoded by one window of Modestobacter marinus:
- a CDS encoding phosphatase PAP2 family protein: MSRPLTTSTSSPPDQDQPHAAGRFGGRAVLGLVALLVGAVPFLVLWLLVQGSWSPLASLDGEVAADLNQAVSGSPVAVSVLRAVTDLGGTGASVLVTVLATLFLLIRRHRRLAAYVAVTGMGLPVLILLTKYVADRARPVVLDPVVDTPSNASFPSGHAMTAVVTWGVLLLVLLPVVSRRVRPWLVAGFALLVFVIGFTRLALGVHFVSDVLAGWALGAAWLAITTAAFRGWQHDRHEYSDEPLDPLDVDPADAPHPAPTHQSVLPAGRTTVGQLAGAAAALFVSLVGLGLLVTRVLDDTALGRFDRSVAAWFVEQRTETLTTVAEAVGVLSGTRAVIAVGLSLAVLSLAWVGSWRPVVFVLVVIVGEVGLYFVIGLVVGRVRPDVVDLTEGLPAGAAWPSGHAAAACAIYGALAALVIGYGVSRRRWAVLAVPVLVAPAIGVSRVYVAAHFPTDVVAGLLLGSLWVLACAWAFQLRSGQGVRHPATAAGMASR; this comes from the coding sequence ATGAGCCGGCCCCTCACCACCTCGACCTCGTCCCCACCCGACCAGGACCAGCCACACGCAGCAGGCCGGTTCGGCGGCCGCGCCGTCCTCGGGCTGGTGGCCCTCCTGGTCGGCGCGGTGCCCTTCCTGGTGCTGTGGCTGCTGGTCCAGGGCAGCTGGTCGCCGCTCGCCTCCCTCGACGGTGAGGTCGCGGCCGACCTGAACCAGGCGGTCAGCGGCTCGCCGGTGGCGGTGAGCGTGCTGCGTGCCGTCACCGACCTCGGGGGCACCGGCGCCTCGGTGCTGGTGACGGTGCTGGCGACGCTCTTCCTGCTCATCCGGCGGCACCGGCGGCTGGCCGCGTACGTCGCGGTCACCGGCATGGGGCTGCCGGTCCTCATCCTGCTCACCAAGTACGTGGCCGACCGGGCCCGCCCGGTGGTGCTGGACCCGGTGGTGGACACCCCGAGCAACGCGAGCTTCCCCAGCGGGCACGCGATGACGGCCGTGGTGACCTGGGGGGTGCTGCTGCTGGTGCTGCTGCCGGTGGTGAGCCGCCGGGTCCGGCCGTGGCTCGTCGCCGGGTTCGCGCTGCTGGTGTTCGTCATCGGCTTCACCCGGCTGGCCCTCGGCGTGCACTTCGTCTCCGACGTGCTGGCCGGCTGGGCGCTGGGCGCCGCCTGGCTGGCGATCACGACGGCGGCCTTCCGCGGCTGGCAGCACGACCGGCACGAGTACAGCGACGAGCCGCTGGACCCGCTGGACGTCGACCCGGCGGACGCGCCGCACCCGGCCCCCACCCACCAGTCGGTGCTGCCGGCGGGCCGGACGACGGTCGGCCAGCTGGCCGGGGCGGCTGCGGCGCTGTTCGTCTCGCTCGTCGGGCTGGGGCTGCTGGTCACCCGGGTGCTGGACGACACCGCGCTGGGCCGCTTCGACCGCAGCGTCGCCGCGTGGTTCGTCGAGCAGCGCACCGAGACCCTCACCACGGTGGCCGAGGCGGTGGGCGTGCTGTCGGGCACCCGGGCGGTCATCGCGGTCGGGCTGAGCCTCGCCGTCCTGTCGCTGGCCTGGGTGGGCAGCTGGCGCCCCGTCGTGTTCGTCCTCGTCGTGATCGTCGGCGAGGTGGGGCTGTACTTCGTCATCGGCCTGGTGGTCGGCCGGGTGCGGCCCGACGTCGTCGACCTGACCGAGGGGCTGCCGGCCGGTGCCGCCTGGCCGTCCGGCCACGCGGCGGCGGCCTGCGCGATCTACGGCGCCCTCGCCGCGCTGGTGATCGGCTACGGCGTCAGCCGCCGGCGGTGGGCCGTGCTCGCGGTGCCGGTCCTGGTCGCGCCGGCCATCGGCGTCTCCCGGGTGTACGTGGCGGCGCACTTCCCCACCGACGTGGTCGCCGGGCTGCTGCTGGGCTCGCTGTGGGTCCTGGCCTGCGCCTGGGCCTTCCAGCTCCGCTCCGGACAGGGCGTGCGGCACCCCGCCACCGCCGCGGGCATGGCGAGTCGGTGA
- a CDS encoding methyl-accepting chemotaxis protein, with translation MTTTSTGAPERVPFLPRGVRLDEASFAARHRVISLVLAAHVPVLAGIGLLRGVGGWLLWGQLAVLVLLLLLGQVLGRQVARSSAVALGLMIGADVLVHVGGGLTDLHIWFYVVLALVALYQAWVPFLLAVVFVAVHHAVMSLAMPASVFSTEEAQAAPVLFALLHAVFLLAEATFLAYGWKFAEQAERARQAQQRLAEEQQAAQVAVQEELAEERARVAEAEAARLCERAGRAATQQEQLAALLGAGRRLDENVGVATEVMGGLRAAIGEIAAAASQATSTAHQASVQSQESAATVERLAGTMAEIDQIASSISSIADQTNLLALNATIESARAGESGKGFAVVAGEVKDLATETAQATERIRRVVDAVRGDVAAAGVALHGVQEVIRGVVDAQTTIAAAVEEQNSSSAQAQEAITGASREAARMAADLQGLVAEM, from the coding sequence ATGACGACGACGTCGACCGGTGCCCCCGAGCGTGTCCCCTTCCTACCGCGGGGGGTCCGGCTGGACGAGGCGAGCTTCGCCGCCCGGCACCGGGTGATCTCCCTGGTCCTCGCCGCGCACGTCCCGGTGCTGGCCGGGATCGGGCTGCTGCGGGGCGTCGGCGGGTGGCTGCTGTGGGGACAGTTGGCCGTGCTCGTCCTGCTCCTGCTGCTGGGGCAGGTGCTGGGCCGTCAGGTCGCCCGGTCCAGCGCGGTCGCCCTCGGCCTGATGATCGGCGCCGACGTCCTCGTGCACGTCGGAGGTGGCCTGACCGACCTGCACATCTGGTTCTACGTCGTGCTGGCCCTGGTCGCCCTCTACCAGGCGTGGGTGCCGTTCCTGCTCGCCGTCGTCTTCGTCGCCGTGCACCACGCGGTGATGAGCCTGGCCATGCCCGCGTCGGTCTTCTCCACCGAGGAGGCCCAGGCCGCCCCGGTGCTCTTCGCCCTGCTGCACGCGGTGTTCCTGCTGGCGGAGGCGACGTTCCTGGCCTACGGCTGGAAGTTCGCCGAGCAGGCCGAGCGGGCCCGGCAGGCGCAGCAGCGGCTCGCCGAGGAACAGCAGGCGGCCCAGGTCGCGGTCCAGGAGGAGCTGGCCGAGGAGCGGGCGCGGGTCGCGGAGGCGGAGGCGGCCCGGCTCTGCGAGCGTGCCGGCCGGGCGGCCACCCAGCAGGAGCAGCTCGCGGCGCTGCTCGGCGCCGGGCGACGGCTGGACGAGAACGTCGGGGTGGCGACCGAGGTCATGGGCGGGCTGCGTGCGGCGATCGGCGAGATCGCCGCGGCGGCGAGCCAGGCGACGTCGACCGCGCACCAGGCCAGCGTCCAGTCCCAGGAGAGCGCGGCCACGGTCGAGCGGCTGGCCGGCACCATGGCCGAGATCGACCAGATCGCGAGCAGCATCTCCAGCATCGCCGACCAGACCAACCTGCTGGCGCTCAACGCCACCATCGAGTCGGCGCGCGCCGGCGAGTCGGGCAAGGGCTTCGCCGTGGTGGCCGGTGAGGTCAAGGACCTCGCGACGGAGACCGCCCAGGCGACCGAGCGCATCCGGCGGGTGGTCGACGCCGTGCGCGGCGACGTGGCCGCGGCCGGGGTGGCGCTGCACGGCGTGCAGGAGGTCATCCGCGGCGTCGTCGACGCCCAGACGACGATCGCAGCGGCGGTCGAGGAGCAGAACTCCTCGTCGGCGCAGGCCCAGGAGGCGATCACCGGGGCTTCCCGCGAGGCCGCGCGGATGGCCGCCGACCTGCAGGGCCTCGTCGCGGAGATGTGA
- a CDS encoding ABC transporter ATP-binding protein — protein sequence MVAIDDTMTSGRGGGRSGRRPDPADLAQLDRAPVRWSRVAGLFRPYRGELAVVVALIVASSATALATPFLIRLVIDEAIPAQDVPLLGWAVAGMVGVAAVTAVLGVLQTWLSTTVGQHVMHGLRTSVFTHLQRQSLGFFTRTRGGEVQSRLTNDIGGMQSVVTTTATSFAANATTVIGTVVAMVVLSWRLSLLSLVVLPPAVWLTRRVARMRREITAQRQRSLADLHSQVEEGLSVSGVLLGKTLGAGPAQSQRFAGTSDVLVGLEVRSQLAGRWRMATMSIVFAGIPALIYLIAGLPATSGGMTIGTLVAFTALQGALFRPLMGLLDIGVSLTASMALFSRVFEYLDLPVDIDDPEHPVPLDPGAVRGEVRFEHVGFRYPDGARDALDDVDLTVPAGATLALVGETGSGKSTLASLVARLNDPTAGRVTIDGVDVRDVTLADLAHVVGVVSQETYLLHGTIAANLRHARPDATEAEMVDAARRAQVHDVIAALPAGYETVVGARGHRFSGGEKQRLAIARTLLRDPRVLVLDEATSALDNTTERAVQAALDEASRGRTTITIAHRLSTVRDADVIAVLSAGRVVEQGTHEELLARGGRYAALAGAAEREAALVA from the coding sequence GTGGTCGCCATCGACGACACCATGACATCGGGCCGGGGAGGCGGGCGCTCGGGCAGGCGGCCCGACCCGGCCGACCTGGCGCAGCTGGACCGTGCGCCGGTGCGCTGGAGCCGCGTGGCCGGGCTCTTCCGCCCGTACCGCGGGGAGCTCGCGGTCGTGGTCGCGCTCATCGTGGCCAGCTCGGCCACCGCGCTGGCCACCCCGTTCCTGATCCGGCTGGTCATCGACGAGGCGATCCCGGCGCAGGACGTGCCGCTGCTGGGCTGGGCGGTCGCCGGCATGGTCGGCGTCGCCGCGGTGACCGCCGTCCTCGGCGTGCTGCAGACGTGGCTGTCCACCACCGTCGGCCAGCACGTCATGCACGGGCTCCGGACGTCGGTCTTCACGCACCTGCAGCGCCAGTCGCTCGGGTTCTTCACCCGCACCCGGGGCGGCGAGGTGCAGTCCCGGCTGACCAACGACATCGGCGGCATGCAGTCGGTGGTCACCACCACCGCCACCTCGTTCGCCGCCAACGCCACCACGGTGATCGGCACGGTCGTCGCCATGGTCGTGCTGAGCTGGCGGCTGTCGCTGCTGTCCCTCGTCGTCCTGCCGCCGGCCGTCTGGCTGACCCGGCGGGTGGCCCGGATGCGCCGGGAGATCACCGCCCAGCGCCAGCGCTCCCTGGCCGACCTGCACTCCCAGGTGGAGGAGGGGCTCAGCGTCAGCGGCGTGCTGCTGGGCAAGACCCTCGGCGCGGGCCCGGCCCAGTCGCAGCGGTTCGCCGGCACCTCCGACGTCCTGGTCGGGCTCGAGGTCCGCTCCCAGCTGGCCGGCCGCTGGCGGATGGCGACCATGAGCATCGTGTTCGCCGGCATCCCGGCGCTGATCTACCTGATCGCCGGGCTGCCCGCGACGTCGGGCGGGATGACCATCGGCACGCTGGTCGCCTTCACCGCGCTGCAGGGGGCGCTGTTCCGCCCGCTGATGGGGCTGCTGGACATCGGCGTCTCGCTGACCGCCTCGATGGCGCTGTTCAGCCGGGTCTTCGAGTACCTGGACCTGCCCGTCGACATCGACGACCCCGAGCACCCGGTGCCCCTCGACCCGGGCGCGGTCCGCGGCGAGGTGCGCTTCGAGCACGTCGGGTTCCGGTACCCCGACGGCGCCCGCGACGCGCTGGACGACGTCGACCTCACCGTGCCCGCCGGGGCCACCCTGGCGCTGGTGGGGGAGACCGGGTCGGGCAAGAGCACGCTGGCCTCGCTCGTCGCCCGGCTCAACGACCCCACCGCCGGCCGGGTCACGATCGACGGCGTCGACGTCCGGGACGTCACCCTGGCCGACCTGGCCCACGTGGTCGGCGTCGTCTCCCAGGAGACCTACCTGCTGCACGGCACGATCGCGGCGAACCTGCGCCACGCCAGGCCCGACGCCACCGAGGCCGAGATGGTCGACGCCGCCCGCCGGGCCCAGGTCCACGACGTCATCGCCGCGCTGCCGGCCGGCTACGAGACCGTGGTCGGCGCCCGCGGGCACCGCTTCTCCGGCGGGGAGAAGCAGCGGCTGGCGATCGCCCGCACGCTGCTGCGCGACCCGCGGGTGCTGGTGCTCGACGAGGCGACCAGCGCGCTGGACAACACCACCGAGCGCGCCGTCCAGGCCGCGCTGGACGAGGCCAGCCGGGGCCGGACGACGATCACCATCGCGCACCGGCTCTCCACCGTCCGCGACGCCGACGTCATCGCCGTGCTGTCCGCCGGGCGGGTCGTGGAGCAGGGCACCCACGAGGAGCTGCTGGCCCGCGGCGGGCGCTACGCCGCGCTGGCCGGCGCCGCCGAGCGGGAGGCGGCCCTGGTCGCCTGA
- a CDS encoding copper chaperone PCu(A)C, with the protein MTSLLPRHRRWPGVALAVAAPLLLVTGCGETEDSPSLQDDEGEVVDDEGGEIVGGPEAPVVPVNEDVEVVGVELAYPVDGLWEVGAEVPLYAALTNIGTEPVTLVDVTGPDFEEAVSLGGSAEPSDALEITVAPNDNTYVGAEGSPSIALVGLGTELRSSQSIPVTFVFEEAGEITVEVPVSADDSDPFERFSFPDPAEDPSTN; encoded by the coding sequence ATGACCTCCCTCCTCCCCCGGCACCGCCGCTGGCCGGGCGTCGCGCTCGCCGTCGCCGCGCCCCTGCTGCTCGTCACCGGCTGCGGCGAGACCGAGGACTCCCCCAGCCTCCAGGACGACGAGGGCGAGGTCGTCGACGACGAGGGCGGTGAGATCGTCGGGGGGCCCGAGGCCCCGGTGGTCCCGGTCAACGAGGACGTCGAGGTCGTCGGTGTCGAGCTCGCCTATCCCGTCGACGGGCTCTGGGAGGTCGGGGCGGAGGTGCCGCTCTACGCCGCGCTGACCAACATCGGCACCGAGCCGGTCACCCTGGTCGACGTCACCGGCCCGGACTTCGAGGAGGCCGTCAGCCTCGGCGGCAGCGCCGAGCCGTCGGACGCGCTGGAGATCACCGTCGCGCCCAACGACAACACCTACGTCGGCGCCGAGGGCTCGCCCTCGATCGCCCTGGTGGGTCTGGGGACGGAGCTGCGCTCCTCCCAGTCGATCCCGGTCACGTTCGTGTTCGAGGAGGCCGGCGAGATCACCGTGGAGGTCCCGGTCTCCGCGGACGACAGCGACCCCTTCGAGCGGTTCAGCTTCCCCGACCCGGCCGAGGACCCGAGCACGAACTGA
- a CDS encoding pectate lyase family protein: MRALRRTLIVTAAGALAVTLAPTAAQAHGRDPGRDLGREVLGAQDGWAAAEGGTTGGSTAAPENVFHVHTWAEFRAALGGDAARGDTTPRIVYVHGVLDAQQRTPDGAVDCAAYEVEGFDMADYIAAYDPAVWGTETEPSGPLEDARAASADVQDARVRQYVGSNVTILGVGRDAGIVGAALTVRGSDDVIVRNLRLSDAYDCFTAWDPTDGDAGAWNAAYDNLWLAESTHVWVDHTTFDDGQNPPEALPTVYGQKFEVHDGLLDITNSSDLVTVSWNEFRDHDKTNLIGSSNSRVADRGRLRITFHHNLWEDIGQRAPRVRYGDVHVYNNWYVVSDPAAYQYSWGVGVEAEIVADNNFVQLAPGVDPASFVEDWRGEALEGTGVDESGTLVSAGRSWPRRTSLVEAYNAANDPDIPTTVSWTPPHVERIDPTVAVPALVRVKAGSGGLR, encoded by the coding sequence ATGCGCGCACTGCGTCGCACGTTGATCGTCACCGCGGCCGGAGCACTGGCCGTCACGCTCGCCCCCACCGCCGCCCAGGCACACGGCCGTGACCCCGGCCGGGACCTCGGCCGGGAGGTGCTCGGCGCGCAGGACGGCTGGGCCGCCGCCGAGGGCGGCACCACCGGCGGGTCCACCGCGGCGCCGGAGAACGTCTTCCACGTGCACACCTGGGCGGAGTTCCGTGCCGCCCTCGGTGGCGACGCGGCGCGCGGGGACACCACCCCGCGGATCGTGTACGTCCACGGTGTCCTGGACGCCCAGCAGCGCACCCCCGACGGGGCGGTCGACTGCGCGGCCTACGAGGTCGAGGGCTTCGACATGGCCGACTACATCGCGGCCTACGACCCGGCGGTCTGGGGCACCGAGACCGAACCCAGCGGCCCGCTCGAGGACGCCCGCGCGGCCTCCGCGGACGTCCAGGACGCCCGGGTCCGGCAGTACGTGGGCTCCAACGTCACGATCCTCGGGGTCGGCCGGGACGCCGGCATCGTCGGCGCCGCGCTCACCGTGCGGGGCTCGGACGACGTGATCGTCCGCAACCTCCGGCTGTCCGACGCCTACGACTGCTTCACCGCCTGGGACCCGACCGACGGCGACGCCGGCGCCTGGAACGCCGCCTACGACAACCTGTGGCTCGCCGAGTCCACGCACGTCTGGGTCGACCACACCACCTTCGACGACGGGCAGAACCCGCCGGAGGCGCTGCCCACCGTGTACGGGCAGAAGTTCGAGGTGCACGACGGCCTGCTGGACATCACCAACTCCTCGGACCTGGTCACCGTCTCCTGGAACGAGTTCCGGGACCACGACAAGACCAACCTGATCGGTTCGTCCAACAGCCGGGTCGCCGACCGCGGCCGGCTGCGGATCACCTTCCACCACAACCTGTGGGAGGACATCGGCCAGCGGGCGCCCCGGGTCCGCTACGGCGACGTGCACGTCTACAACAACTGGTACGTCGTCTCCGACCCGGCGGCCTACCAGTACAGCTGGGGCGTCGGCGTGGAGGCCGAGATCGTCGCCGACAACAACTTCGTCCAGCTGGCGCCCGGGGTTGACCCGGCGTCCTTCGTCGAGGACTGGCGCGGGGAGGCGCTCGAGGGCACCGGGGTCGACGAGTCGGGCACGCTGGTCAGCGCCGGCCGCTCCTGGCCGCGCCGGACCAGCCTGGTCGAGGCGTACAACGCCG
- a CDS encoding purple acid phosphatase family protein, translated as MSQTHFEPYVHLVDVGPDRALIAWGGFWFRRDSPDRRWRLVDDEQLDEVDPGRVDSIGARSRSYGEAVVEVLDDDGATVGRAASSEQNHVWVEGLEPDTRYHYRITVDGRPWAEGERWDWVPVPRGGMDLCPAGRSYAMTFCTHPDYETPAPLRFAVLGDYGVGVVVDSESSRRQRRVARVLDRLADDPGIRLVLSGGDNVYQGEGVHAGAESGGEDDDWFSSFYQPYRYLLDRVPVYPTVGNHDTSDNASSDDREQIRDNFHTDERFTPEVAGERASVDPGMFYRFRFGADVEFVCLDTSLADQLETEHFFEHPRHGAWLDRAFPEQEEGGPTWRIPFSHHPTYCAGPHHPNTESMVRELAPRFRRAGVRAAFAGHEHNFQLSEVDGISYFLSGAGGQLREDPPTEFADAGTVAWAVQSHVLLAEVDGDRLTVTPLSGLTEDGRPQPMTALSRDGEVVEVPFVVRAG; from the coding sequence ATGAGCCAGACCCACTTCGAGCCCTACGTCCACCTCGTCGACGTCGGCCCCGACCGGGCGCTGATCGCCTGGGGCGGGTTCTGGTTCCGGCGCGACAGCCCCGACCGGCGCTGGCGGCTGGTCGACGACGAACAGCTGGACGAGGTGGACCCCGGCCGGGTCGACAGCATCGGTGCCCGATCGCGCTCCTACGGGGAGGCGGTCGTCGAGGTGCTGGACGACGACGGGGCGACCGTGGGCCGGGCGGCGAGCTCGGAGCAGAACCACGTGTGGGTCGAGGGCCTGGAGCCGGACACCCGGTACCACTACCGGATCACCGTCGACGGCCGGCCGTGGGCCGAGGGCGAGCGCTGGGACTGGGTCCCGGTGCCCCGCGGCGGGATGGACCTGTGCCCGGCCGGCCGCAGCTACGCGATGACCTTCTGCACGCACCCCGATTACGAGACCCCGGCACCCCTGAGGTTCGCCGTGCTGGGCGACTACGGCGTCGGCGTGGTGGTCGACTCGGAGAGCAGCCGGCGGCAGCGGCGGGTCGCCCGGGTGCTCGACCGCCTGGCCGACGACCCGGGCATCCGGCTGGTGCTCTCCGGCGGGGACAACGTCTACCAGGGTGAGGGCGTGCACGCCGGCGCCGAGAGCGGCGGCGAGGACGACGACTGGTTCTCCAGCTTCTACCAGCCCTACCGCTACCTGCTGGACCGGGTGCCGGTGTACCCGACGGTCGGCAACCACGACACCAGCGACAACGCGAGCAGTGACGACCGGGAGCAGATCCGGGACAACTTCCACACGGACGAGCGCTTCACCCCGGAGGTCGCCGGTGAGCGCGCGTCGGTCGACCCGGGGATGTTCTACCGGTTCCGGTTCGGGGCCGACGTGGAGTTCGTCTGCCTGGACACCTCGCTGGCCGACCAGCTGGAGACCGAGCACTTCTTCGAGCACCCGAGGCACGGCGCGTGGCTCGACCGCGCCTTCCCCGAGCAGGAGGAGGGCGGCCCCACCTGGCGGATCCCGTTCTCGCACCACCCCACCTACTGCGCGGGGCCGCACCACCCCAACACCGAGTCGATGGTGCGCGAGCTGGCCCCCCGGTTCCGCCGGGCCGGGGTGCGGGCGGCCTTCGCCGGCCACGAGCACAACTTCCAGCTCTCCGAGGTGGACGGGATCAGCTACTTCCTCTCCGGGGCAGGGGGTCAGCTGCGGGAGGACCCGCCCACCGAGTTCGCCGACGCCGGCACGGTCGCCTGGGCCGTGCAGTCCCACGTCCTGCTCGCCGAGGTCGACGGCGACCGGCTGACCGTGACGCCGTTGAGCGGGCTGACCGAGGACGGGCGGCCGCAACCGATGACGGCGCTGTCCCGGGACGGCGAGGTGGTCGAGGTGCCGTTCGTGGTGCGCGCCGGCTGA
- a CDS encoding metallophosphoesterase gives MRRWLVRGGLALLAALVLLVGYGVLIEPRLVLDDERHAVELPRLPAGSDPLEVAVLADMQIGMWWANTGMVARAVERVVEAEPDVVLLGGDFVYHAGPDVEPEVTAAMDLLSPLLDSGVPTYAVLGNHDHASGAADELTTVLEDAGVPVLLNESEPVPGVEALHVVGVGPSRPGLADVDQALAGLPETAPRVVLMHNPTAFPEMPAGSAPLTVAGHTHCGQIALPGLPNWSYLGLTEEEEVVVDGWAPAGYGADGNALFVTCGLGFSLVPVRVNAPPQVVFFELTPPD, from the coding sequence ATGCGGCGCTGGCTGGTCCGTGGTGGCCTGGCGCTGCTCGCGGCCCTCGTGCTGCTGGTCGGCTACGGCGTGCTGATCGAGCCGCGGCTGGTCCTGGACGACGAGCGGCACGCGGTCGAGCTGCCGCGGCTGCCCGCGGGGTCCGACCCGCTCGAGGTCGCCGTCCTGGCCGACATGCAGATCGGCATGTGGTGGGCCAACACCGGGATGGTCGCGCGTGCGGTCGAGCGGGTGGTGGAGGCCGAGCCCGACGTGGTGCTGCTGGGCGGGGACTTCGTCTACCACGCCGGCCCCGACGTCGAGCCGGAGGTGACGGCGGCGATGGACCTGCTCAGCCCACTGCTGGACTCCGGGGTCCCCACCTACGCCGTGCTCGGCAACCACGACCACGCCAGCGGCGCCGCGGACGAGCTGACCACCGTGCTGGAGGACGCCGGGGTGCCGGTGCTGCTCAACGAGTCGGAGCCGGTGCCCGGGGTCGAGGCCCTGCACGTCGTCGGGGTGGGGCCGTCGCGTCCCGGCCTGGCCGACGTCGACCAGGCCCTCGCCGGCCTGCCCGAGACGGCGCCCCGGGTGGTCCTCATGCACAACCCGACGGCCTTCCCGGAGATGCCGGCCGGCAGTGCGCCGCTCACCGTGGCCGGGCACACGCACTGCGGGCAGATCGCGCTGCCCGGGCTGCCGAACTGGTCCTACCTCGGCCTCACCGAGGAGGAGGAGGTCGTCGTCGACGGATGGGCGCCGGCGGGGTACGGGGCCGACGGCAACGCGCTGTTCGTCACCTGCGGCCTCGGCTTCAGTCTCGTGCCGGTGCGGGTCAACGCCCCGCCGCAGGTGGTCTTCTTCGAGCTGACCCCGCCGGACTGA
- a CDS encoding MarR family winged helix-turn-helix transcriptional regulator yields MTDGGTATLGDLLMRVARTLRRRFIAALAPWDLSPHQARALRVVCARDGVRLSELAEALRIAPRSATEVADGLQERGLVERTADPADRRAVRLSATEAGRRVQREVDDARAADSRELFARLSAADRAELERILRQLTD; encoded by the coding sequence ATGACGGACGGCGGCACGGCGACGCTCGGCGACCTGCTCATGCGGGTCGCCCGCACGCTGCGCCGCCGGTTCATCGCCGCGCTGGCCCCGTGGGACCTCTCCCCCCACCAGGCCCGGGCGCTGCGGGTGGTCTGCGCGCGCGACGGCGTCCGGCTCTCCGAGCTGGCCGAGGCGCTGCGGATCGCTCCCCGGTCGGCGACCGAGGTGGCCGACGGGCTGCAGGAGCGCGGGCTGGTCGAGCGCACCGCCGACCCGGCGGACCGGCGGGCGGTCCGGCTCTCGGCGACCGAGGCCGGCCGCCGGGTGCAGCGCGAGGTGGACGACGCCCGGGCCGCCGACTCCCGGGAGCTGTTCGCCCGGCTCTCGGCCGCCGACCGCGCCGAGCTCGAGCGGATCCTCCGTCAGCTCACCGACTGA
- a CDS encoding dihydrofolate reductase family protein — MRPLVVTTFLTLDGVAQAPGGPTEDPSGSFRHGGWLVPHFDEVLGAQMDAWFAGAGEFLLGRRTYDIFAAHWPKVPTDGDRIAWSLNTLPKHVVSRTLTSVDWEGARLVEGDVADAVRALKARGEGELQVHGSIGLVQTLLAEDLVDELRLVVFPVLLGTGRKLFADGTVPRAWRLSSSSVSSTGAVLLSYQRVGEVRTGSFQLDQV; from the coding sequence ATGCGCCCGCTCGTCGTCACCACCTTCCTCACCCTCGACGGAGTCGCCCAGGCGCCCGGTGGACCGACCGAGGACCCGTCCGGGAGCTTCCGCCACGGCGGCTGGCTGGTGCCGCACTTCGACGAGGTGCTGGGCGCGCAGATGGACGCCTGGTTCGCCGGCGCCGGGGAGTTCCTGCTCGGCCGTCGCACCTACGACATCTTCGCCGCGCACTGGCCGAAGGTCCCCACCGACGGCGACCGGATCGCCTGGTCGCTGAACACGCTGCCCAAGCACGTCGTCTCCCGCACCCTCACCTCGGTCGACTGGGAGGGTGCCCGGCTGGTCGAGGGCGACGTCGCCGACGCGGTCCGGGCGCTGAAGGCCCGCGGCGAGGGCGAGCTGCAGGTGCACGGCAGCATCGGCCTGGTCCAGACGCTGCTGGCCGAGGACCTCGTCGACGAGCTGCGGCTGGTCGTCTTCCCGGTGCTGCTGGGCACCGGGCGGAAGCTGTTCGCCGACGGGACCGTCCCGCGCGCCTGGCGGCTGTCGTCGTCGTCGGTGAGCAGCACGGGCGCGGTGCTGCTCAGCTATCAGCGGGTGGGGGAGGTGCGCACCGGCTCGTTCCAGCTCGACCAGGTCTGA